A stretch of the Verrucomicrobiales bacterium genome encodes the following:
- a CDS encoding efflux RND transporter periplasmic adaptor subunit, with protein MKIHHIAGVGLAIALAGCSKPAPRPTAPSVPSVSVARPVAETVNEWDEFTGRLASPETVEIRARVPGYIDRVHFKEGGDVKVGDLLFTIDPRPYRAVVDRVTAELGAARARAELARSEAKRAEGLAASKAISTDTFETRVKTATEAAEAVRSAEAALKVAQLDLEFTEVRAPIAGRISDARVTAGNLVTGGSASSSTLLTTIVSLDRMYCYLDVDEASALRYRQLYREGKRASALFGPIPAEMGLGNEQGFPHQGTIDFVDNQLNPATGTIRVRAVFPNGDKLMAPGFFARVRMPGNGEYPALLIRDIAIGSDQGRAFVLALDDNDTATYRTIKPGPMVKGLRVVREGLTEKDRIIVNGLMSTRAGTKVNPQLVPMATNTVATAETAPKTGTTP; from the coding sequence ATGAAGATACATCACATCGCGGGTGTGGGACTCGCCATTGCCCTGGCCGGCTGCAGCAAGCCTGCGCCGCGCCCCACCGCGCCATCCGTGCCCAGTGTGTCGGTAGCCCGTCCCGTTGCCGAAACGGTGAACGAGTGGGATGAATTCACGGGCCGCCTGGCCTCACCGGAAACGGTCGAGATCCGGGCGCGAGTTCCCGGCTACATCGATCGGGTTCATTTCAAAGAGGGGGGCGACGTCAAGGTAGGTGACTTGCTCTTCACTATCGACCCCCGTCCCTACCGCGCCGTGGTCGATCGAGTCACCGCTGAACTGGGTGCTGCTCGCGCCCGCGCCGAACTCGCCCGAAGCGAGGCGAAACGCGCCGAGGGCCTGGCGGCCAGCAAGGCCATCTCGACCGACACCTTCGAGACCCGTGTCAAGACCGCCACCGAGGCCGCAGAAGCCGTTCGTTCCGCCGAGGCGGCGCTGAAGGTCGCTCAACTCGATCTCGAGTTCACCGAAGTCAGGGCACCCATCGCCGGCCGCATCAGCGATGCCCGCGTGACCGCCGGCAACCTGGTCACGGGCGGGAGCGCTTCCTCCTCCACCCTCCTGACCACGATTGTCTCCCTCGACCGGATGTACTGCTACCTCGATGTGGACGAAGCTTCCGCTCTGCGCTACCGACAACTCTATCGGGAAGGCAAGCGCGCCAGCGCGCTGTTCGGACCGATCCCAGCCGAGATGGGGCTGGGCAACGAACAGGGTTTCCCCCACCAGGGCACGATCGACTTCGTGGACAATCAGCTCAATCCAGCCACGGGCACCATCCGCGTCCGCGCGGTCTTTCCCAATGGCGACAAGCTCATGGCTCCGGGATTCTTCGCGCGGGTTCGCATGCCCGGAAATGGTGAATACCCGGCCCTGCTCATTCGGGACATCGCCATCGGAAGCGATCAGGGACGAGCCTTCGTGCTGGCCTTGGATGACAACGACACCGCGACCTACCGAACCATCAAACCCGGTCCCATGGTCAAGGGGCTTCGAGTGGTGCGCGAGGGGCTGACGGAGAAAGACCGAATCATCGTGAACGGTTTGATGAGCACGCGGGCGGGGACCAAAGTGAACCCCCAGCTGGTGCCGATGGCCACCAACACGGTTGCCACAGCCGAGACCGCGCCCAAGACCGGGACAACGCCATGA
- a CDS encoding LysR family transcriptional regulator: MTGLEDLRLLRAFVRITESGSISAAARVLNVSQPTLSRQLSQLERSAGVSLIRRDTHTMSLTAAGRRLVEDARDLLGMAEAASQRLREEQDTPRGHLRVVAVVDFGQWIVPRLLASFRQRYPLVTAELHLINRPSKFVEEGFDCGVLVGRVTDGSVAVRKIAELSRLLVAAPSLLRERGIPRKPAELKLLPWIGALQPHFYLRDRIQLVRGEEHRMVKLSPVLLLDSVTALREAAIAGAGMTIQPDWLVGDALAGGGLIHLLPEWRVPAVDVQVAYAPGRHLPGRVRAFVDFAATEVPRLIEDLTHPNLRRGARGQEGRRPSVPPFRERSPV, from the coding sequence ATGACTGGATTGGAAGATCTCCGGCTTCTGAGAGCGTTCGTCAGGATAACCGAGAGCGGGAGCATCTCGGCCGCCGCGCGGGTGTTAAACGTCTCTCAACCGACGCTTAGCCGTCAACTCAGTCAGCTCGAGCGGTCGGCTGGCGTTTCGTTGATCCGTCGGGACACCCACACCATGAGTTTGACCGCGGCGGGACGGCGATTGGTGGAGGACGCGCGCGACTTGCTGGGAATGGCGGAGGCCGCCAGTCAGAGGTTGCGCGAGGAGCAGGACACGCCCCGCGGGCATTTGCGCGTCGTGGCGGTGGTCGATTTTGGTCAGTGGATCGTCCCGCGGTTGCTGGCGTCATTTCGTCAACGCTATCCGCTGGTGACGGCCGAGCTTCACCTGATCAACCGTCCCAGCAAGTTTGTGGAAGAGGGATTTGACTGTGGCGTCCTCGTCGGTCGGGTGACAGACGGCTCGGTTGCCGTTCGAAAAATCGCTGAACTCTCCCGGCTCTTGGTGGCGGCACCCTCCCTGCTGCGCGAACGTGGAATTCCCCGAAAACCCGCTGAACTTAAGTTGTTACCCTGGATTGGTGCGCTTCAACCGCACTTTTACCTTCGTGATCGCATTCAACTGGTGAGGGGGGAGGAGCACCGGATGGTTAAGCTGAGTCCGGTCCTCCTTTTGGATAGCGTGACGGCTTTGCGTGAGGCTGCCATCGCCGGTGCGGGAATGACCATTCAGCCTGACTGGCTGGTGGGAGATGCGCTGGCCGGGGGCGGGTTGATCCACCTGCTTCCGGAGTGGCGGGTGCCGGCGGTCGATGTGCAGGTCGCGTATGCACCGGGCCGTCATCTTCCGGGGCGGGTGAGGGCGTTCGTCGACTTTGCCGCGACTGAGGTGCCCCGTCTGATCGAAGATCTCACCCATCCGAACCTGCGGCGTGGGGCGCGGGGGCAGGAAGGGCGCAGGCCGTCCGTCCCGCCTTTTCGTGAAAGGAGTCCAGTTTGA
- a CDS encoding zf-HC2 domain-containing protein: protein MKCEELLAMLNEYVDGTVDPGICEEFEKHMAGCSPCQVVVDNIRKTIVLYKDGVPYDLPIPFRERLHQALREKWAQRVTSSES from the coding sequence ATGAAGTGCGAAGAACTACTTGCGATGCTGAACGAATATGTCGACGGAACCGTCGATCCGGGCATCTGTGAAGAGTTTGAGAAGCACATGGCGGGGTGCAGTCCTTGCCAGGTGGTGGTGGACAACATCCGGAAAACCATCGTTTTGTACAAGGATGGGGTCCCCTATGATCTCCCTATCCCGTTTCGCGAACGTTTGCATCAGGCGCTTCGGGAAAAGTGGGCTCAGAGGGTGACTTCGTCCGAGTCCTAG
- a CDS encoding sigma-70 family RNA polymerase sigma factor — MNARYMLSGKPVPSAENASDPSDEDLVSRAKSGELAAFEALATRYERRLYTLARRITGSHEDAQDVTQEALLSAMDHLAGFREEARFGTWIQRIATHAALKILRKRKGLPTVSLEANTEPGEGYSNVPHPEFIADWNQSPEKLVDSRETLQQVESALEQLDEKHRLIFLLRDVEGFSIKETAAELGLSEANVKVRLLRARLQLREQMTRAFGDPATQLKPHAHEHD; from the coding sequence ATGAATGCCCGGTACATGTTGAGCGGTAAGCCAGTCCCCTCCGCAGAGAATGCGTCTGATCCATCAGACGAAGACCTCGTCAGCCGAGCGAAATCAGGAGAACTGGCTGCTTTTGAAGCCCTGGCTACCCGCTACGAACGTCGTCTCTACACCCTCGCCCGTCGGATCACCGGCAGTCACGAGGATGCCCAGGATGTCACCCAGGAAGCTTTGCTGAGTGCCATGGACCATCTGGCAGGGTTCCGAGAGGAGGCTCGATTCGGCACCTGGATCCAACGGATCGCCACGCACGCCGCCCTTAAGATCCTGCGCAAACGCAAAGGTCTGCCCACCGTTTCTTTGGAAGCCAACACCGAGCCGGGAGAAGGTTACAGCAACGTGCCTCACCCGGAATTCATCGCCGATTGGAACCAGTCTCCGGAAAAGCTGGTCGACAGCCGGGAAACCCTCCAGCAAGTGGAATCCGCCCTCGAGCAACTCGATGAAAAGCACCGGCTCATTTTCCTGCTCCGGGATGTGGAAGGCTTCTCCATCAAAGAAACCGCGGCCGAATTGGGACTGAGCGAAGCCAACGTTAAAGTGCGCTTACTGCGCGCCAGACTGCAACTGCGCGAACAAATGACCCGCGCCTTCGGCGATCCCGCCACTCAGCTCAAACCCCACGCCCACGAGCACGACTAG